From Anaerohalosphaera lusitana, one genomic window encodes:
- a CDS encoding ABC transporter ATP-binding protein — MSTPRTIDNSVINLQNIRKIYEMGDQQVRALDGVDVAFEPGSFWAIMGPSGSGKSTMLNILGCLDRPTSGSYHLHQEDVSRMDDDHLSEIRLKHLGFIFQSFNLIPQLSVQRNIELPLFYLGWDEKESRERSVELAHKVGLEGRLNHRPAELSGGQRQRVAIARALANDPKILLADEPTGNLDSVTGAQILELLDELYQNGKTVIMVTHESEIAAHARKILHMRDGKVQKIEDTA, encoded by the coding sequence ATGAGCACCCCGCGGACCATAGACAATTCGGTCATCAACCTGCAGAACATTCGCAAGATATATGAGATGGGCGACCAGCAGGTGCGTGCGCTTGACGGCGTGGATGTCGCTTTTGAGCCCGGTTCATTCTGGGCGATCATGGGCCCCAGCGGCTCGGGCAAAAGTACGATGCTCAACATCCTGGGCTGTCTCGACAGACCCACCTCTGGCAGCTATCACCTGCACCAGGAGGACGTCAGCCGGATGGATGACGATCATCTCAGCGAGATTCGTCTGAAGCATCTCGGATTCATATTTCAGAGCTTCAACCTGATCCCGCAGTTGAGCGTGCAAAGAAATATCGAGCTGCCTCTGTTTTATCTTGGCTGGGATGAGAAAGAGAGCAGGGAACGCTCGGTCGAGCTGGCGCATAAAGTGGGACTCGAAGGGAGACTGAACCACCGCCCCGCAGAACTTTCCGGCGGTCAGCGTCAACGTGTCGCGATTGCGCGGGCACTGGCGAATGACCCGAAGATACTGTTAGCCGACGAGCCGACGGGAAATCTGGACTCTGTAACCGGTGCACAGATACTCGAACTGCTCGACGAACTCTACCAGAACGGCAAGACCGTCATCATGGTAACGCACGAATCAGAAATTGCTGCACACGCGCGAAAAATCCTGCACATGCGTGACGGCAAGGTCCAGAAGATCGAGGATACAGCATGA
- a CDS encoding ABC transporter permease — protein sequence MNSKLWRNVYLGIENLLLHKLRTLLTMLGVVFGVGSVVAMLSVGEGASSQAMEQIKKVGSNNIILKSVKSQKEESTSSTTRSFMSMYGLTYDDHLRIAETFDTVAQAVPVKIVRKEARLGDRSLELRVVGTAPEWFEMLDRPKVAGRVLTRQDIQNQANVAVLTEYGSRRLLATTNTIGNHVRIGSDFFKVVGIVKSEGGSAGNIQMPDERVDAYIPINIARKYYGDIIQRRTAGSRTRERVELHQIIAKVKEIEHVEQTAAGIKAMLERFHEDKDYQISVPLALLKQARETKRTFNIVLGSIAAISLLVGGIGIMNIMLASVTERTREIGIRRAIGAKRKQIINQFIIETVVLSSIGGLVGIGLGITIPKVITHFSGMPTIITQSSILISFSISIGIGIVFGLYPAVRAANVDPIIALRHE from the coding sequence ATGAACTCAAAACTCTGGCGCAATGTATATCTCGGGATCGAGAACCTGCTGCTGCACAAGCTTCGTACACTACTGACCATGCTAGGCGTTGTGTTCGGCGTGGGCTCGGTGGTCGCAATGCTCTCTGTCGGTGAAGGTGCGAGCAGCCAGGCAATGGAACAGATCAAGAAAGTAGGTTCCAATAATATCATTCTCAAGTCCGTCAAATCCCAGAAAGAAGAATCAACATCCTCGACCACCCGCTCATTCATGAGCATGTACGGCCTGACATACGACGATCATCTGCGCATTGCCGAAACATTCGACACCGTGGCTCAGGCCGTGCCGGTCAAGATCGTCCGCAAAGAAGCACGCCTCGGCGACCGCTCGCTTGAGCTTCGCGTCGTAGGCACCGCACCGGAATGGTTTGAAATGCTCGACAGGCCCAAAGTCGCCGGCAGGGTCCTGACCCGGCAGGACATACAAAACCAGGCGAACGTGGCTGTACTAACCGAATACGGGTCCAGAAGGCTTCTCGCAACCACGAACACTATCGGCAACCATGTTCGAATAGGCTCGGACTTCTTTAAAGTCGTGGGCATTGTCAAAAGCGAGGGCGGCAGCGCGGGCAATATCCAGATGCCCGATGAGAGAGTCGATGCATACATACCCATCAACATCGCCCGCAAGTATTACGGTGATATCATTCAACGGCGTACAGCCGGCTCCCGCACCCGCGAGCGGGTCGAGCTCCATCAGATAATTGCCAAAGTTAAAGAGATCGAACATGTCGAGCAGACCGCTGCAGGGATCAAAGCGATGCTCGAACGATTTCATGAGGATAAGGATTACCAGATAAGCGTTCCTCTAGCCCTGCTCAAACAGGCTCGCGAAACAAAACGCACCTTCAACATAGTACTCGGCTCAATCGCTGCCATCTCACTGCTTGTCGGCGGTATCGGGATCATGAACATCATGCTCGCATCAGTAACCGAGCGCACACGCGAGATCGGCATACGCAGAGCCATTGGCGCCAAACGCAAACAGATCATCAACCAGTTCATCATTGAAACGGTAGTGCTCTCTTCCATCGGGGGACTGGTCGGAATTGGGTTGGGTATCACGATACCTAAGGTTATTACGCATTTCTCGGGCATGCCTACGATCATAACTCAGAGCAGCATACTGATATCGTTCAGCATCAGTATCGGCATAGGCATAGTCTTCGGCCTTTACCCCGCTGTCAGAGCTGCCAACGTCGACCCGATCATTGCGCTGCGACACGAGTAA
- a CDS encoding polyprenyl synthetase family protein: MHGHNRTDNKNDGAGGESSPVPFFNALSEELKAVDYLLAGAIEPGEGDIAGLVANVRTSGGKMLRPGLLLLSGRIFDQSGERHIRAAAMVEMVHLATLLHDDVIDHATRRRGRETINCLYGDKAAVLLGGYVLGKVMALGSAEGMADMSGEVAAVARKICDGEMMQNVISLDHEIGEQNYYNIIASKTAALFGSACWMGAFLSGACKKDCNSLRQYGEHFGTAFQIADDILDVTSSVQKMGKNVGKDIFALKPTLPLIHFVQTVADGRELLHTAVYEDDRGRIRDMLSDAGSIEYAYEQAKMHSDKAVHSLTFIEADQTAMEPLLSLSRFAVNREV, from the coding sequence ATGCACGGTCATAACCGCACAGATAACAAAAATGATGGTGCCGGCGGCGAAAGTTCGCCGGTGCCATTTTTTAACGCGCTGAGCGAGGAGCTGAAGGCGGTTGACTATCTGCTAGCAGGAGCAATCGAACCTGGCGAGGGTGACATTGCGGGACTGGTCGCCAACGTTAGGACATCTGGTGGCAAGATGCTTAGGCCCGGGCTGTTGCTGCTAAGCGGTCGAATTTTCGATCAGAGTGGCGAGAGACATATCCGTGCCGCAGCGATGGTCGAAATGGTTCACTTGGCAACGCTGCTACACGATGATGTCATCGATCACGCAACGCGAAGACGCGGGCGGGAGACGATTAATTGTTTATATGGGGACAAGGCGGCAGTCTTGCTTGGCGGGTATGTACTCGGTAAAGTCATGGCTCTTGGCAGTGCTGAAGGTATGGCGGATATGTCAGGCGAAGTTGCCGCGGTTGCCCGGAAAATATGCGACGGGGAGATGATGCAGAACGTGATCAGTCTCGATCACGAAATTGGTGAACAGAATTATTACAATATTATCGCCAGTAAGACGGCGGCTCTTTTCGGAAGTGCTTGCTGGATGGGTGCGTTTCTTTCGGGAGCCTGTAAAAAGGATTGCAACTCGTTAAGACAATACGGAGAGCATTTTGGAACGGCGTTCCAGATAGCGGACGACATTCTGGATGTGACGAGCTCCGTGCAGAAAATGGGTAAGAATGTGGGTAAGGATATCTTTGCACTCAAACCGACACTACCGCTAATACACTTTGTTCAAACGGTCGCTGACGGCAGAGAACTGCTCCATACTGCCGTTTACGAGGACGACAGGGGCCGCATACGTGATATGCTCAGTGACGCTGGCAGCATCGAATACGCATACGAGCAGGCGAAAATGCACAGTGACAAAGCTGTGCACTCTCTTACATTCATTGAAGCCGATCAGACAGCGATGGAGCCGCTTTTGTCATTGTCTCGGTTTGCCGTCAACCGCGAAGTCTGA
- the ilvE gene encoding branched-chain-amino-acid transaminase, giving the protein MGLKIWQNGELVDEAQAKVSVFDHGLLYGDGVFEGIRVYSGNIFEFEAHIDRLYESAKAIRLDIGMDKRPLMDATEETVKANEIEDGYIRLLVTRGVGDLGLNPFVCGKAGVIIIAANIQLYPEEFYETGLKVISANAVRTHPLTLPPQVKSLNYLNNILAKIEAIDHGVGEVVMYNPQGYVAEASGDNIFIIRKGELFTPPIQAGALDGITRQVVMKLARESGYTVTERNLTKFDLYIADECFLTGTAAEVIGVVEIDGRIVGDGKPGAVTKELRKKFFEYARS; this is encoded by the coding sequence ATGGGTTTGAAGATTTGGCAGAACGGCGAATTAGTTGACGAGGCACAGGCCAAGGTGTCCGTTTTTGATCATGGGCTGCTCTACGGCGATGGCGTGTTTGAGGGTATCCGCGTTTACAGCGGCAATATCTTCGAGTTCGAAGCGCACATTGACCGTCTTTATGAGTCTGCAAAAGCTATCAGGCTGGATATCGGCATGGACAAAAGGCCTTTGATGGACGCGACCGAAGAGACTGTCAAGGCCAATGAGATCGAGGACGGCTATATCAGGCTGCTGGTTACACGCGGTGTAGGCGATCTGGGCCTGAACCCGTTCGTTTGTGGCAAAGCGGGCGTCATCATCATCGCGGCCAATATTCAGCTTTATCCTGAAGAGTTTTACGAAACGGGCCTGAAGGTTATAAGCGCAAATGCCGTTCGGACGCATCCGCTGACACTGCCGCCGCAGGTCAAGAGTCTGAATTATCTGAACAATATTCTCGCAAAGATAGAAGCGATCGATCACGGCGTGGGCGAGGTGGTAATGTACAATCCTCAGGGATATGTTGCCGAAGCCAGCGGGGATAACATATTCATTATACGCAAGGGCGAGCTGTTCACCCCTCCGATACAGGCCGGCGCGCTTGATGGTATCACCCGGCAGGTCGTAATGAAACTGGCCAGAGAGTCCGGGTATACGGTCACCGAACGAAATCTTACAAAGTTCGACCTTTACATTGCTGATGAGTGTTTCCTGACCGGGACCGCGGCAGAGGTGATCGGCGTCGTTGAAATTGACGGGCGCATTGTGGGCGACGGCAAGCCCGGTGCTGTGACTAAAGAGCTCAGGAAAAAGTTTTTCGAGTATGCACGGTCATAA
- a CDS encoding ABC transporter ATP-binding protein, translating into MPKILKASSIYKSYRMGQAKLDVLKGLDLSIKEGEFVAIVGSSGSGKSTLLHILGALDKVDKGRVQFRGKDLDKFSVMDYARFRNKMVGFVFQFYHLLDELNVLENVLLPSMAGTGMFGWAARKKTAVERAEMLLDKMGLSERLKHKAYQLSGGERQRVAIARALMNNPVLLLADEPTGNLDSVTGNGILESLAHFNAEGQTIVMVTHDDRVAQKADRTIRLVDGKIARL; encoded by the coding sequence ATGCCTAAAATTCTAAAAGCGAGTTCAATATATAAATCCTATCGCATGGGCCAGGCTAAGCTTGATGTGCTCAAGGGGCTGGATCTGAGCATCAAGGAGGGCGAATTCGTTGCCATCGTCGGTTCGTCGGGAAGCGGCAAGAGTACGCTTTTGCATATTCTAGGCGCCCTTGACAAGGTTGATAAGGGCAGGGTTCAATTTCGCGGTAAGGATCTGGACAAATTTTCTGTGATGGATTATGCCCGTTTTCGCAATAAGATGGTGGGTTTTGTGTTTCAGTTCTACCATTTGCTGGACGAATTGAATGTACTGGAAAACGTCCTCCTGCCGTCGATGGCCGGGACCGGGATGTTCGGCTGGGCAGCCAGGAAAAAAACTGCTGTCGAGCGAGCCGAGATGCTGCTGGACAAAATGGGACTCAGTGAGCGTTTGAAACACAAGGCATATCAGCTCAGCGGCGGCGAAAGACAGCGAGTAGCTATCGCACGGGCGCTGATGAACAACCCGGTACTGCTTTTGGCGGATGAACCTACAGGAAACCTTGACTCTGTGACTGGAAATGGTATTTTAGAATCACTTGCGCATTTCAACGCGGAAGGGCAGACGATAGTTATGGTGACGCACGACGATCGTGTGGCGCAAAAAGCTGATCGAACGATACGGCTCGTGGACGGGAAGATTGCCCGTTTATAG